One Mesorhizobium sp. J428 DNA segment encodes these proteins:
- a CDS encoding aminotriazole resistance protein, giving the protein MSTTTAAPVEGNTLFPIVLSIVAAAATGVLWAYANPIQLVPGVIQWRIFAFLPPLVGILLGWKSGFICGYLGTIVWSLLAGTFIPAHSLIVDGIMVGLTGLVPGLLFDPAKQTFDRTVLIKIAAVCLIVGLVMVAAVSASLAYLGIFPFWWAMGYLGLSDIVPMLIGTPLLVIPAYKMLKSALPGGFKRF; this is encoded by the coding sequence ATGTCAACCACCACTGCTGCGCCCGTCGAGGGCAACACGCTATTTCCGATCGTCCTGTCCATCGTCGCCGCGGCGGCGACGGGCGTTCTGTGGGCCTATGCCAATCCGATCCAGCTCGTGCCGGGCGTGATCCAGTGGCGCATTTTCGCGTTTCTGCCGCCGCTGGTGGGCATCCTGCTCGGCTGGAAGAGCGGTTTCATCTGTGGCTATCTCGGCACGATCGTCTGGTCGCTGCTGGCCGGCACGTTCATTCCGGCCCATTCGCTCATCGTCGACGGCATCATGGTCGGCCTGACCGGCCTCGTTCCGGGCCTGCTTTTCGACCCGGCGAAGCAGACCTTCGACCGCACCGTGCTGATCAAAATTGCTGCAGTCTGCCTGATCGTCGGGCTGGTCATGGTGGCGGCGGTCTCGGCGAGCCTGGCCTATCTCGGCATCTTCCCGTTCTGGTGGGCGATGGGCTATCTCGGCCTGTCCGACATCGTCCCGATGCTGATCGGCACGCCGCTGCTCGTCATCCCGGCCTACAAGATGCTAAAGAGCGCCCTGCCCGGGGGCTTCAAGCGCTTCTGA